One stretch of Sylvia atricapilla isolate bSylAtr1 chromosome 4, bSylAtr1.pri, whole genome shotgun sequence DNA includes these proteins:
- the FGG gene encoding fibrinogen gamma chain has translation MMGLRLCSWTPLGSLLFLLFSTSMAYIATRENCCILDDRFGSFCPTTCGISDFLNKYHPAVDSDLQDMEKILQRISNATVTADHLIRHIQGLYPSEKQTLPNSIDDFTQKSRKIIEEIIRYENTILSHETTIQQLTDAHIMNGNRITELKEKISQLEILCQEPCKDRAEIQETTGRDCQDIANKGARKSGLYFIKPQKAKQSFLVYCEIDSYGNGWTVLQRRLDGSEDFSKNWVQYKEGFGHLSPDDTTEFWLGNEKIHLITRQSTLPYTLRIELEDWSGKKSTADYAVFRVGSEEDKYRLTYAYFIGGEAGDAFDGYDFGDDPSDKSYTYHNGMRFSTHDNDNDNYEGNCAEQDGSGWWMNRCHAGHLNGKYYVGGVYTSEDAGPSGFDNGIIWATWRDRWYSMKKSAMKIIPFNRLSVDGQQHNLGNIKQVGDA, from the exons ATGATGGGGCTGAGGTTGTGCAGCTGGACTCCCCTGGGatctctcctcttcctgctcttctctaCCAGCATGGCG taCATTGCTACCAGAGAAAACTGCTGCATATTGGATGACAGATTT GGTAGCTTCTGCCCAACAACTTGTGGCATTTCAGATTTCCTTAATAAATATCATCCCGCTGTGGATAGTGACCTGCAGGATATGGAGAAAATTTTGCAGCGGATTTCCAATGCCACAGTAACAGCAGACCATCTGATTCGACACATCCAAGGCCTCTATCCTTCAGAGAAGCAGACATTACCAA attCAATTGATGATTTCACTCAGAAGTCCAGGAAAATAATTGAAGAAATTATCAGATATGAAAACACTATATTGTCTCATGAAACTACTATACA ACAGTTGACAGATGCACATATAATGAACGGCAACAGGATAAcagagctgaaggagaagaTTTCTCAGCTTGAGATACTCTGTCAGGAGCCGTGCAAAGACAGGGCTGAAATTCAGGAGACAACTGGAAGAG ATTGTCAAGACATTGCAAATAAAGGTGCAAGGAAAAGTGGTCTGTACTTTATCAAGCCTCAAAAAGCCAAGCAGTCATTCCTAGTCTACTGCGAGATTGACTCATATGGCAATGGCTGGACAGTATTACAAAGG agactGGATGGGAGTGAAGACTTCAGTAAAAACTGGGTTCAGTACAAGGAAGGATTTGGACATCTGTCTCCAGATGACACCACTGAGTTCTGGCTGGGCAATGAAAAGATTCATTTAATAACCAGACAGTCCACTCTGCCGTACACCTTACGAATAGAGCTGGAGGACTGGAGTGGCAAAAAAAG CACGGCTGACTACGCTGTATTCAGAGTGGGAAGTGAAGAAGACAAGTATCGACTGACCTACGCCTACTTCATCGGGGGTGAAGCCGGGGATGCCTTTGATGGATATGACTTTGGAGATGACCCAAGTGACAAATCCTACACCTACCATAACGGCATGCGGTTCAGTACCCACGATAATGACAATGATAACTATGAGGGCAACTGTGCTGAGCAAGATGGATCTGGGTGGTGGATGAATAGATGCCATGCTGGCCACCTCAATGGCAAATATTATGTAG GTGGTGTGTACACATCAGAAGATGCTGGTCCATCCGGATTTGACAACGGCATTATCTGGGCAACCTGGCGTGACCGGTGGTACTCCATGAAGAAATCAGCAATGAAAATCATCCCGTTCAACAGACTGTCAGTAGATGGACAGCAGCACAACTTAGGCAATATCAAACAG gTTGGAGACGCATAA